The Streptomyces sp. DH-12 genome has a window encoding:
- a CDS encoding alpha/beta hydrolase, which yields MTTLTDHLIVDGVRLAYRDSGSGEPVVFLHGTPSHSYEWRDVVPRVEAAGHRTITYDLLGYGLSERPAHRDTSVAGQTGLLGHLLDALDVDRVSLVAHDIGGAIALRFALAHPGRVRRLMIMDSVSYDSWPSPTWRRVIDEELDTYAAMAQEDFDALLTRQLTMTVADKSLMTGDVLRAYLAPHGSRLGRTSFFEHQVRHYDARYTQEITGRLGELAMPVRILWGAEDEWQPVRYAERLRDDIPGAELVVVPDAGHFLMEDAPDRVVHEIREFLAEAEAEAEAETGAGVEAEADVRAS from the coding sequence ATGACGACCCTGACCGACCACCTCATCGTCGACGGAGTACGGCTGGCCTACCGCGACAGTGGCAGCGGCGAGCCGGTGGTCTTCCTCCACGGCACGCCCTCCCACTCCTACGAGTGGCGCGACGTCGTCCCCCGTGTCGAAGCGGCCGGCCACCGCACCATCACCTACGACCTGCTCGGGTACGGCCTCTCCGAACGCCCCGCGCACCGGGACACCTCGGTCGCCGGCCAGACCGGCCTTCTCGGGCACCTCCTCGACGCCCTCGACGTCGACCGGGTCAGCCTGGTGGCGCACGACATCGGCGGCGCCATCGCCCTGCGCTTCGCCCTCGCGCACCCCGGCCGGGTACGCCGACTGATGATCATGGACTCCGTGAGCTACGACTCGTGGCCCTCGCCCACCTGGCGCCGCGTCATCGACGAGGAGCTGGACACGTACGCGGCCATGGCGCAGGAGGACTTCGACGCCCTGCTGACCCGTCAGCTCACCATGACGGTCGCCGACAAGTCGCTGATGACCGGCGACGTCCTGCGCGCGTACCTGGCGCCCCACGGGTCGCGGCTCGGCCGCACCTCCTTCTTCGAGCATCAGGTACGCCACTACGACGCGCGCTACACCCAGGAGATCACCGGCCGGCTCGGGGAGCTGGCCATGCCCGTGCGCATCCTGTGGGGCGCGGAGGACGAGTGGCAGCCCGTGCGCTACGCCGAGCGGCTGCGGGACGACATCCCCGGTGCGGAACTCGTCGTCGTGCCCGACGCCGGACACTTCCTCATGGAGGACGCACCGGACCGCGTCGTCCACGAGATCCGCGAGTTCCTCGCCGAAGCCGAAGCCGAAGCCGAAGCCGAAACAGGGGCCGGGGTCGAGGCAGAGGCCGACGTACGGGCGTCATGA
- a CDS encoding TetR/AcrR family transcriptional regulator: MTERRQPAGTAGPERRRPARERILRAAARRFYQEGVTATGIDTITAEAGVAKMSLYNNFSSKADLVRAYLDDRHEDWLTRYRERVGPEPDPRDGVLAVFDTYIAGADSPATGDFRGCGLLNAAAEMPAGHEGRAQVRRQKEVVERMIAEHVTALLPGRPDAARTTARQIAFLLEGAMVRAGLEGDSRCLRDARAMAERLLDQA, from the coding sequence ATGACGGAACGGCGGCAGCCGGCGGGAACGGCGGGGCCGGAGAGGCGACGACCCGCGCGTGAGCGGATCCTGCGGGCCGCCGCGCGCCGCTTCTACCAGGAGGGCGTGACGGCCACGGGCATCGACACCATCACCGCCGAGGCCGGCGTGGCCAAGATGAGCCTCTACAACAACTTCTCCTCCAAGGCCGATCTCGTCCGCGCCTATCTGGACGACCGGCACGAGGACTGGCTGACGCGGTACCGGGAGCGCGTGGGGCCGGAGCCTGATCCCCGCGACGGCGTGCTGGCCGTCTTCGACACCTACATCGCCGGTGCCGACTCCCCCGCCACCGGCGACTTCCGGGGGTGCGGACTGCTCAACGCGGCCGCGGAGATGCCCGCCGGACACGAGGGGCGGGCGCAGGTGCGCCGGCAGAAGGAGGTGGTGGAGCGGATGATCGCGGAGCACGTCACGGCGCTGCTGCCCGGCCGTCCCGACGCCGCCCGGACCACGGCACGGCAGATCGCCTTCCTGCTGGAGGGGGCGATGGTGCGGGCGGGTCTGGAGGGCGACAGCCGCTGTCTGCGGGACGCCCGCGCGATGGCGGAGCGGCTGCTGGACCAGGCGTGA
- a CDS encoding NAD-dependent protein deacetylase codes for MRVRPTLSWTPAGDLPPATTNLDPVVDALRARGVLVLTGAGISTESGIPDYRGEGGSLSRHTPMTFQEFVGGAAARRRYWARSHLGWRTFGRARPNAGHRAVAAFARHGLVSGVITQNVDGLHQAAGSGGVVELHGSLDRVVCLSCGRMSPRSDLAERLEAANPGFSPVAAGINPDGDADLTDDQVVGFRVVPCAVCGGVLKPDVVFFGETVPPQRVELCRRMVRESSSLLVLGSSLTVMSGLRFVRLAAESGKPVLIVNRDPTRGDRHALARVGLPLGSALTTVAERLGVPVEDAAAA; via the coding sequence ATGCGCGTGCGCCCCACTTTGAGCTGGACCCCGGCGGGAGACCTGCCGCCGGCCACCACGAACCTGGACCCCGTCGTCGACGCGCTGCGCGCCCGCGGCGTGCTGGTGCTCACCGGGGCCGGCATCTCCACCGAGTCCGGCATCCCCGACTACCGCGGCGAGGGCGGGAGCCTGAGCCGGCACACCCCGATGACGTTCCAGGAGTTCGTCGGCGGGGCCGCCGCCCGGCGCCGGTACTGGGCGCGCAGCCATCTCGGCTGGCGCACCTTCGGACGCGCCCGGCCCAACGCCGGGCACCGGGCCGTGGCGGCGTTCGCCCGCCACGGCCTGGTGTCGGGTGTGATCACCCAGAACGTCGACGGGCTGCACCAGGCCGCCGGCAGCGGGGGCGTGGTGGAACTGCACGGGAGTCTGGACCGGGTGGTCTGCCTCTCGTGCGGGCGGATGAGTCCGCGCAGTGACCTCGCGGAGCGGCTGGAGGCGGCCAACCCCGGCTTCTCGCCGGTGGCCGCGGGGATCAACCCCGACGGCGACGCCGACCTCACCGACGACCAGGTCGTCGGCTTCCGCGTGGTGCCGTGCGCGGTGTGCGGCGGCGTCCTCAAGCCGGACGTGGTGTTCTTCGGGGAGACCGTGCCGCCGCAGCGGGTCGAGCTGTGCCGGCGGATGGTGCGGGAGTCGTCCTCCCTGCTGGTCCTGGGCTCGTCGCTGACGGTGATGTCGGGGCTGAGGTTCGTCCGGCTGGCGGCGGAGAGCGGCAAGCCCGTGCTGATCGTCAACCGGGACCCGACCCGTGGTGACCGGCACGCCCTGGCGCGGGTCGGGCTGCCGCTGGGCTCGGCGCTCACCACCGTGGCCGAGCGGCTGGGCGTGCCGGTCGAGGACGCGGCGGCCGCCTGA
- a CDS encoding VOC family protein has product MDERTAEAEIPDRYHYAVVPHIMVDDAAAAIDFYRRAFGAREDFRLEAPGGGVLHAEITVGRSALMLGDASVKEAEDASFTAPAFLGGATSVTLHVFVPDVDALAARAEAEGAEILQPPTDMFHGDRTVILRDPSGHLWVFLTHLEDVSEDELRRRLAAAGV; this is encoded by the coding sequence ATGGACGAGCGCACGGCCGAGGCGGAGATCCCCGACCGCTACCACTACGCGGTGGTCCCGCACATCATGGTCGACGACGCCGCTGCCGCGATCGACTTCTACCGGCGGGCGTTCGGCGCGCGCGAGGACTTCCGGCTGGAGGCGCCGGGCGGGGGAGTGCTGCACGCCGAGATCACCGTGGGACGGTCGGCGCTGATGCTGGGCGACGCGAGCGTGAAGGAGGCGGAGGACGCGTCCTTCACCGCGCCCGCCTTCCTCGGCGGCGCCACCTCCGTCACGCTGCACGTGTTCGTGCCGGACGTCGACGCGCTGGCCGCGCGGGCGGAGGCGGAGGGCGCGGAGATCCTCCAGCCGCCGACGGACATGTTCCACGGGGACCGCACGGTGATCCTCCGCGATCCCTCGGGACACCTGTGGGTGTTCCTGACCCACCTCGAGGACGTGAGCGAGGACGAACTCCGGCGACGCCTGGCCGCCGCCGGAGTGTGA
- a CDS encoding helix-turn-helix domain-containing protein translates to MPETEGGRGSGELRIETAHRELLDQVLDKWSLSVLNELCERPCRFNDLRRAIPAVTQKSLTATLRRLERNGIVEREVVSSRPVAVEYRITPLGKTMRRPVDVLLEWATAHLPEIERARRAFDLGLE, encoded by the coding sequence GTGCCGGAAACCGAAGGCGGCCGCGGCAGCGGCGAGTTGAGGATCGAGACCGCGCACCGCGAGCTGCTCGACCAGGTGCTGGACAAGTGGTCGCTGAGCGTCCTCAACGAACTCTGCGAGCGGCCCTGCCGGTTCAACGACCTGCGCCGCGCCATCCCCGCGGTGACCCAGAAGTCCCTCACCGCGACCCTGCGCCGGCTCGAACGCAACGGCATCGTCGAGCGCGAGGTCGTCAGCTCCCGTCCCGTCGCCGTCGAGTACCGCATCACCCCGCTCGGCAAGACCATGCGGCGCCCGGTCGACGTGCTGCTGGAGTGGGCCACGGCCCACCTGCCCGAGATCGAGCGGGCCCGCCGCGCCTTCGACCTCGGCCTCGAGTGA
- a CDS encoding Rid family hydrolase, which yields MAVRRFTPEGMLQPTPYEHVAVGTGTRHVHVSGQIARTADGTPLAPGDLAGQVAHALRGTARGLRGAGASFDDVLRLTFYVTDWAPEKIGPFMAGVEEVAEEIGLPLPLPPASLIGVDHLFEPDVLVEVEATAILD from the coding sequence GTGGCCGTCCGCCGTTTCACGCCCGAAGGCATGCTGCAGCCCACCCCGTACGAGCACGTCGCCGTGGGGACGGGCACCCGTCACGTGCACGTCAGCGGGCAGATCGCCCGCACCGCCGACGGGACTCCGCTCGCCCCGGGGGACCTCGCCGGGCAGGTCGCCCACGCGCTGCGGGGCACGGCGCGCGGCCTGCGCGGCGCGGGCGCCTCCTTCGACGACGTCCTGCGTCTGACCTTCTACGTCACCGACTGGGCGCCGGAGAAGATCGGCCCGTTCATGGCGGGGGTCGAGGAGGTCGCCGAGGAGATCGGCCTGCCGCTGCCGCTGCCGCCCGCGTCCCTCATCGGCGTCGACCACCTCTTCGAGCCCGACGTGCTGGTCGAGGTGGAGGCGACGGCGATCCTCGACTGA
- a CDS encoding class F sortase: MTPFPRRAVVTVAAACLVAGCGGGAGPAADRPATTEPPGPRAPAAVSPASGPRPPARSVPVGLEIPAIGVDTRVVRLGLAPDRTVEVPPVTADDPAGWYRHSPTPGRPGPSVILGHVTVGAHGDGVFRDLARLRRDDGVTVRLENGSAAEFAVTSVRTVAKADFPTEDVYGDTARPELRLITCGGPLEDGEYRDNVIVFAALRATAP, from the coding sequence ATGACGCCGTTCCCCAGGCGTGCCGTCGTCACCGTGGCCGCGGCCTGCCTGGTCGCGGGCTGCGGCGGCGGGGCCGGCCCCGCCGCCGACCGGCCGGCCACGACGGAACCGCCGGGGCCCCGGGCGCCGGCGGCGGTCTCCCCCGCCTCCGGACCGCGTCCCCCGGCGCGTTCGGTCCCGGTCGGTCTGGAGATCCCCGCCATCGGGGTCGACACCCGGGTCGTACGGCTGGGGCTGGCCCCGGACCGCACGGTGGAGGTCCCCCCGGTCACGGCGGACGACCCGGCCGGCTGGTACCGGCACTCCCCCACGCCGGGCCGGCCGGGTCCCTCGGTGATCCTGGGCCACGTCACGGTCGGCGCCCACGGTGACGGGGTCTTCCGTGACCTGGCCCGGCTGCGGCGGGACGACGGGGTCACGGTGCGACTGGAGAACGGCTCGGCGGCGGAGTTCGCCGTCACCTCGGTCCGCACGGTCGCCAAGGCCGACTTCCCGACGGAGGACGTCTACGGCGACACCGCGCGGCCGGAGCTGCGGCTCATCACGTGCGGCGGCCCGCTGGAGGACGGCGAGTACCGCGACAACGTGATCGTCTTCGCGGCACTCCGCGCCACCGCCCCCTGA
- a CDS encoding RNA polymerase sigma factor: protein MKRSREQAASELFAALYPRLAGWCRRLVDDDETAHEIASEAFTRLWSRWTSVTEPRGFLYVTAANLVRDHWRRLERERTTVRRVGTEAAVRPHAEPSDPSVRLLVQALPERLRVPILLHYYADLPVREVSAVTGRKEGTIKADLHAARELLRAHLRRNLDHSR from the coding sequence TTGAAACGGTCCCGTGAGCAGGCAGCGTCCGAGCTCTTCGCCGCCCTCTACCCGCGCCTCGCCGGCTGGTGCCGCCGTCTGGTCGACGACGACGAGACGGCCCACGAGATCGCCTCGGAGGCGTTCACCCGGCTGTGGTCGCGCTGGACCTCGGTGACGGAACCACGGGGTTTCCTGTACGTCACCGCGGCCAACCTGGTGCGCGACCACTGGCGCAGACTCGAACGCGAGCGCACGACCGTGCGCCGGGTCGGCACCGAGGCGGCCGTACGTCCGCACGCGGAGCCGTCCGACCCGTCGGTGCGGCTGCTGGTGCAGGCGCTGCCGGAGCGGCTGCGGGTGCCGATCCTGCTGCACTACTACGCTGACCTGCCGGTCCGGGAGGTGTCCGCGGTGACCGGACGCAAGGAGGGAACCATCAAGGCCGATCTTCACGCGGCCAGGGAGCTGCTCCGTGCCCACCTGAGGAGAAACCTTGATCACTCACGCTGA
- a CDS encoding Atu4866 domain-containing protein translates to MTTTAPAPATWNRKALDDILADDAHDGGGRPVLFTNARVMTLDPLIGTMTGADLLVVGPLIVGVGPGIVTAAEDDNAIVVDCTGTTVVPAVVDTVALAGGRGARSEHVATLVPGNTADFLAVPDELADDVPNAVAALLSRRAQVRALVAAGRPVLWSGADVPGRAAVPRAGVPAAPDLTGSPRLGVWIDRNDFLHQELTADGRYDETRGGRPHAYQGRFWIDGDRIDYLDDLGFWAYGEFRGDELHHAGYVMKRG, encoded by the coding sequence ATGACCACCACCGCTCCCGCTCCCGCGACCTGGAACCGGAAGGCGCTCGACGACATCCTCGCCGATGACGCCCACGACGGCGGCGGCCGTCCCGTCCTGTTCACCAACGCCCGCGTCATGACCCTGGACCCGCTGATCGGGACCATGACCGGCGCCGACCTCCTGGTCGTCGGCCCGCTGATCGTCGGCGTCGGCCCCGGCATCGTCACCGCGGCGGAGGACGACAACGCCATCGTCGTCGACTGCACGGGCACGACCGTCGTCCCCGCCGTCGTGGACACCGTCGCGCTGGCCGGCGGGCGCGGCGCCCGCTCCGAGCACGTGGCGACGCTGGTCCCGGGCAACACCGCCGACTTCCTGGCGGTGCCCGACGAACTCGCCGACGACGTCCCCAATGCGGTGGCCGCCCTTCTGTCCCGGCGTGCGCAGGTCCGCGCCCTGGTCGCGGCCGGCCGCCCCGTCCTGTGGTCGGGCGCCGACGTCCCCGGCCGCGCCGCCGTCCCCCGAGCGGGCGTCCCCGCCGCTCCCGACCTGACCGGCAGCCCGCGGCTCGGCGTCTGGATCGACCGGAACGACTTCCTGCACCAGGAGCTCACCGCCGACGGCCGCTACGACGAGACCCGCGGCGGCCGCCCGCACGCCTACCAGGGCCGGTTCTGGATCGACGGCGACCGCATCGACTACCTGGACGACCTCGGGTTCTGGGCCTACGGAGAGTTCAGGGGCGACGAACTGCACCACGCGGGCTACGTCATGAAGCGGGGCTGA
- a CDS encoding Atu4866 domain-containing protein, with protein MTSNDTTRAPHPYVGMWVTADGHIRQELLPDGRYDEARGTRESAYTGRYTVTGSHIDYVDDTGFTATGDVRDGVLFHEHLVLYREGDERAREDGRRPRG; from the coding sequence ATGACCAGCAACGACACAACCCGCGCCCCGCACCCGTACGTCGGGATGTGGGTGACCGCGGACGGACACATCCGCCAGGAACTGCTGCCGGACGGGCGGTACGACGAGGCCCGCGGCACCCGCGAGAGCGCCTACACCGGGCGCTACACCGTCACCGGCAGCCACATCGACTACGTCGACGACACCGGCTTCACCGCCACGGGCGACGTCCGTGACGGCGTCCTCTTCCACGAGCACCTGGTGCTCTACCGCGAGGGCGACGAGCGTGCCCGGGAGGACGGACGCCGGCCGCGCGGCTGA
- a CDS encoding helix-turn-helix transcriptional regulator translates to MSDSTPLGDFLRARREAVKPQDVGLPEHGRRRVKGLRREEVALLAGVSSDYYMRLEQGRESSPSSQVLDAIAAALRLDDEAHDHLRRLTRSPQERRGAPGRHDRVSPQLLRLIDSWPDTPAFILGPALDVLAHNALATALHSGFQRFDNLARMVFLDPAGRTFYRDRDRAADSCVAELRAAYGHDPGSPRITEVVDTLRARSPEFAQSWARHEVKRKTQQAKNLAHPDVGALEIRFQAFSVNDAPHQQLVVYQAEPASATAAAFAALRSRTGHGAEESPRAHSDT, encoded by the coding sequence ATGAGCGACAGCACTCCGCTGGGAGACTTCCTCCGAGCGCGACGCGAAGCCGTCAAGCCGCAGGACGTGGGGCTTCCGGAACACGGCCGCCGACGGGTCAAGGGGCTGCGCCGCGAGGAGGTCGCCCTGCTCGCGGGCGTGAGCTCCGACTACTACATGCGCCTGGAGCAGGGACGGGAGTCCAGCCCGTCGTCCCAGGTGCTCGACGCGATCGCCGCCGCCCTCCGCCTCGACGACGAGGCCCACGACCACCTGCGCCGGCTCACCCGCTCGCCCCAGGAACGCCGCGGCGCCCCCGGGCGGCACGACCGGGTCAGCCCCCAGCTCCTCCGGCTGATCGACAGCTGGCCCGACACCCCCGCCTTCATCCTGGGACCGGCCCTGGACGTCCTGGCGCACAACGCGCTCGCCACGGCCCTGCACAGCGGGTTCCAGCGGTTCGACAACCTGGCCCGCATGGTCTTCCTGGACCCGGCCGGGCGCACCTTCTACCGGGACCGGGACAGGGCCGCGGACTCCTGCGTGGCCGAACTGCGCGCGGCCTACGGACACGACCCCGGCTCGCCGCGGATCACCGAGGTCGTCGACACGCTCCGCGCCAGAAGCCCCGAGTTCGCGCAGTCGTGGGCGCGGCACGAGGTGAAGCGGAAGACGCAGCAGGCGAAGAACCTCGCCCACCCGGACGTCGGCGCCCTGGAGATCCGGTTCCAGGCCTTCAGCGTGAACGACGCCCCGCACCAGCAGCTCGTCGTCTACCAGGCCGAGCCGGCCAGTGCCACCGCCGCGGCCTTCGCCGCACTCCGGTCCCGCACCGGCCACGGTGCCGAGGAGTCCCCGCGCGCGCACAGCGACACCTGA
- a CDS encoding helix-turn-helix transcriptional regulator codes for MSTHDDPVAENALGGFLRARRARLRPEDTGIPSSGRRRVPGLRREEVATLAGVSTDYYTRLEQGRERHPSPQVLDAVGRALRLDDEAVAHLHRVAGPATRRTRPAQRAERVAPHLRRLLDSWSVTPAFVLGAALDVLARNRLADALFSGFTHPDNLLRMTFLDPAARRFHRDWNRAAESAVAALRRAAGTGPDHRALSTLVGELSIKSPEFRTLWARHDVRGKTRETKLLHHAEVGDLELHYESFTVNSAPTQQLVVYQAEPGTPSADALTLLGSLSAEPAPVPDTARD; via the coding sequence ATGAGCACGCACGACGATCCCGTCGCCGAGAACGCGTTGGGCGGTTTCCTCCGCGCACGGCGCGCCCGGCTGCGCCCCGAAGACACGGGCATCCCCTCTTCGGGGCGCCGCCGGGTGCCCGGCCTGCGCCGTGAGGAGGTCGCCACGCTCGCCGGGGTGAGCACCGACTACTACACGCGTCTGGAACAGGGCCGCGAACGGCACCCGTCACCGCAGGTGCTCGACGCCGTGGGGCGGGCCCTGCGGCTGGACGACGAGGCGGTGGCCCACCTGCACCGGGTCGCCGGCCCGGCGACCCGCCGTACCCGCCCCGCGCAGCGCGCCGAACGCGTCGCACCGCACCTGCGGCGCCTGCTCGACTCGTGGAGCGTCACGCCCGCCTTCGTCCTGGGCGCCGCCCTCGACGTCCTGGCCCGCAACCGCCTCGCGGACGCGCTCTTCTCCGGCTTCACCCACCCCGACAACCTGCTGCGCATGACGTTCCTGGACCCGGCAGCGCGCCGTTTCCACCGCGACTGGAACCGGGCCGCCGAGTCGGCCGTCGCCGCACTGCGGCGGGCCGCCGGCACCGGCCCCGACCACCGGGCACTGAGCACGCTCGTGGGTGAGCTGTCCATCAAGAGCCCGGAGTTCCGCACCCTGTGGGCGCGTCACGACGTACGCGGCAAGACCCGTGAGACCAAGCTGCTCCACCACGCCGAGGTCGGCGACCTGGAGCTGCACTACGAGTCGTTCACCGTCAACAGCGCCCCCACCCAGCAGCTCGTCGTCTACCAGGCCGAACCGGGCACCCCCTCCGCCGACGCCCTCACCCTGCTCGGGTCCCTCAGCGCCGAACCCGCGCCCGTTCCGGACACGGCCCGTGACTGA
- a CDS encoding amidohydrolase family protein: MHLDDTTSAAVLEQLRRRPAADRRILFTGATLVTMDPALGVLDRGDLLVEGDTVTAVGPRLSAGDAVVVDVTGCVLTPGFVDTHRHAWETQLRRIMPDVDDLGGYVMSTLAGYATVYRPEDMYTGTRLAALTALDSGITTMLDFSHNSRTPAHSDAAIEALRDTGVRGVHASMGPHFGEWDRQWPGDLTRLRDQYFRSDDHLLTLRLATLATDEVAGPALAYGPELARVAQELNIGVSVDAVFGTASSEAILRWAEDGVLGPDVTLIHATGLTPQAWKVMGETGATVALAPTSDAQIGLETAIPAVDEALSAGIRPGLSIDVEVALASDMFTQMRALHTIQRMRAVNAAYGTGRQPRRITTHDVLDFATLQGARTNGLAGVTGSLTPGKKADLLVIRAEDLNNMPLNDPIGTVVLGSDARNISAVLVNGEPRKWDGRVLDVDLTALRDEVHASRAYVRNAFKDTAAA, from the coding sequence ATGCACCTCGACGACACCACCAGCGCCGCCGTCCTGGAACAGCTCCGGCGCCGTCCCGCCGCGGACCGGCGCATCCTGTTCACCGGCGCCACCCTCGTCACCATGGACCCCGCCCTCGGCGTCCTCGACCGAGGCGACCTCCTCGTCGAGGGCGACACCGTCACCGCCGTGGGACCGCGGCTCAGCGCCGGCGACGCCGTCGTCGTCGACGTGACCGGCTGCGTCCTCACCCCCGGCTTCGTCGACACCCACCGGCACGCCTGGGAGACCCAGCTGCGCCGGATCATGCCCGACGTCGACGACCTCGGCGGCTACGTCATGTCCACCCTGGCCGGCTACGCCACGGTGTACCGGCCGGAGGACATGTACACCGGCACCCGGCTCGCCGCCCTCACCGCTCTCGACAGCGGCATCACCACCATGCTCGACTTCTCCCACAACTCCCGCACCCCCGCCCACTCCGACGCCGCGATCGAGGCTCTCCGCGACACCGGCGTCCGAGGCGTGCACGCCTCCATGGGGCCGCACTTCGGGGAGTGGGACCGGCAGTGGCCCGGCGACCTGACGCGTCTGAGGGACCAGTACTTCCGCAGCGACGACCACCTGCTCACCCTCCGCCTGGCGACGCTCGCCACCGACGAGGTCGCCGGACCGGCCCTCGCCTACGGTCCCGAACTCGCCCGTGTCGCCCAGGAACTGAACATCGGCGTGAGCGTGGACGCCGTCTTCGGCACCGCCTCCTCGGAGGCGATCCTGCGCTGGGCGGAGGACGGCGTCCTCGGCCCCGACGTGACGTTGATCCACGCCACCGGGCTCACACCGCAGGCGTGGAAGGTGATGGGGGAGACCGGCGCCACCGTCGCGCTCGCCCCCACCTCCGACGCCCAGATCGGACTGGAGACCGCGATCCCCGCCGTGGACGAGGCCCTGTCCGCCGGCATCCGTCCCGGGCTGAGCATCGACGTCGAAGTCGCGCTCGCCAGCGACATGTTCACGCAGATGCGGGCCCTGCACACCATCCAGCGCATGCGCGCCGTCAACGCCGCCTACGGCACCGGCAGGCAGCCCCGCCGCATCACCACCCACGACGTCCTCGACTTCGCCACCCTCCAGGGCGCCCGCACCAACGGCCTCGCCGGCGTCACCGGTTCACTCACCCCGGGCAAGAAGGCCGACCTCCTGGTCATCAGGGCCGAGGACCTCAACAACATGCCGCTCAACGACCCGATCGGCACCGTCGTCCTGGGCTCCGACGCGCGCAACATCAGCGCCGTCCTCGTCAACGGCGAGCCCCGCAAGTGGGACGGCCGCGTCCTCGACGTCGACCTGACCGCCTTGCGCGACGAGGTCCACGCCTCCCGCGCGTACGTGCGGAACGCCTTCAAGGACACCGCCGCCGCCTGA
- a CDS encoding GNAT family N-acetyltransferase, with amino-acid sequence MTDLGPVPWPPAPIRTERLVLRAAEARDRAAFVELYASQEVHRYLGGARPRGELEREMPEVPGRAPGSFVVELDGTMTGQVLLRRATEHLRPAAVGKVDLGYLFLPRAWGFGYAAEACGAALAWLDGVLPGGPVVLATQTANTRSLRLAAELGFTEVERFRAWDAEQWLGMRGR; translated from the coding sequence ATGACAGATCTCGGACCCGTCCCCTGGCCGCCCGCACCGATCCGCACCGAGCGGCTGGTGCTGCGCGCGGCGGAGGCCCGGGACCGGGCGGCGTTCGTCGAGTTGTACGCGTCGCAGGAGGTGCACAGGTACCTCGGCGGCGCCAGGCCGCGGGGCGAGCTGGAACGCGAGATGCCCGAGGTGCCCGGGCGGGCGCCGGGGAGTTTCGTCGTCGAGCTCGACGGGACGATGACCGGGCAGGTGCTGCTCAGGAGAGCGACCGAGCACCTGCGCCCGGCTGCCGTGGGCAAGGTCGATCTCGGGTACCTCTTCCTGCCGCGGGCGTGGGGCTTCGGGTACGCGGCGGAGGCGTGCGGGGCGGCACTCGCGTGGCTCGATGGCGTGCTCCCGGGCGGGCCGGTGGTCCTGGCCACCCAGACCGCCAACACCCGCTCGCTCCGCCTCGCGGCCGAGCTCGGCTTCACGGAGGTGGAGCGGTTCCGGGCGTGGGACGCCGAGCAGTGGCTCGGGATGCGCGGCCGTTGA
- a CDS encoding DUF4291 domain-containing protein — protein sequence MTEPRHRTRAAYTDRTVTVYQAYPPEIGAPAARDGRFPAAWKRDRMTWIKPSFLWMMYRCGWGMKEGQGTVLAVGITRDGFEWALRHACLSHYERGLRTDRAAWRRASGRAPARVQWDPERGLRLQPLPYRSLQLGLSGEAARLHADEWIVSMVDVTPLAHTVHAHVRDGELDLARQLLPRERPYPAGDEALAHLRGDA from the coding sequence GTGACAGAGCCGAGACACCGGACACGAGCCGCGTACACGGACCGCACGGTCACGGTCTATCAGGCGTACCCGCCGGAGATCGGGGCGCCGGCGGCGCGTGACGGCCGTTTCCCGGCCGCGTGGAAGCGGGACCGGATGACGTGGATCAAGCCGTCGTTCCTCTGGATGATGTACCGGTGCGGGTGGGGCATGAAGGAAGGCCAGGGGACCGTCCTCGCCGTCGGGATCACCCGCGACGGTTTCGAGTGGGCACTGCGTCACGCCTGTCTGTCCCACTACGAGCGAGGGCTCCGCACCGACCGCGCCGCGTGGCGACGCGCGTCGGGACGGGCGCCGGCCCGGGTGCAGTGGGACCCGGAGCGCGGTCTGCGTCTCCAGCCGCTCCCGTACCGGTCCCTCCAGCTCGGCCTCTCCGGCGAAGCGGCCCGTCTCCACGCCGACGAGTGGATCGTCTCCATGGTCGACGTCACGCCGTTGGCCCACACGGTCCACGCCCACGTACGTGACGGGGAACTGGACCTCGCCCGGCAGCTCCTGCCCCGCGAACGCCCGTACCCGGCAGGCGACGAGGCACTGGCTCACCTGCGCGGAGACGCCTGA